A stretch of Enterobacter cloacae complex sp. ECNIH7 DNA encodes these proteins:
- the gspD gene encoding type II secretion system secretin GspD yields the protein MKKFPWACVALTALSLYSGSLFAANFSASFKNTDVREFIDTVGRNLNKTILVDPSVQGTVSVRTYNVLTEDEYYQFFLSVLDLYGLSVIPMDNGMVKVVRSSVARMSGAPIADSKNPGKGDEIITRVVRMENVPVRELAPLLRQLNDASGIGNVVHFEPSNVLLLTGKASVVNRLVDLVQRVDQSGVQRREIVPLRFASAKDLSDMLNNLNNEEQKGQNAPQLATKVVADDETNSLVISGSPDARQRTRMLISQLDREQNNEGNTRVFYLKYANASKVVPVLTGIGEQLKDKAGGGKSKAAPMAGDLNITADESTNSLVITAQPNVMNSLEKVIDKLDIRRPQVLVEAIIAEVQDGNGLDLGVQWTGKHGGVQFGSTGLPISQIKKSKVIGSYTGLATGFFNGDFGALMTALSTNGKNDILSTPSVVTLDNKEASFNVGQDVPVLSGSQTTSGDNVFNSVERKTVGTKLKIVPQINDGDMIHLKIEQEVSSVDNTSTADASLGPTFNTRTINNEVMVHSGQTVVLGGLMENVTKQSVSKVPLLGDIPVVGQLFRYTSQDSAKRNLMVFIHTTVLRDDDNYGAASKEKYDQIQARQQQRMEEHKLGIVENADSPMLPAYPSQSHAAPVSASAPVSTRNPFKE from the coding sequence ATGAAGAAATTTCCATGGGCGTGCGTAGCGCTGACCGCATTGTCGTTATATTCAGGTTCGCTGTTCGCGGCGAACTTTAGCGCCAGTTTCAAAAATACCGATGTCCGCGAATTTATCGATACCGTCGGGCGTAACCTTAATAAAACCATTCTGGTCGATCCTTCCGTTCAGGGAACGGTGTCGGTTCGCACCTACAACGTACTGACGGAAGATGAATATTACCAGTTCTTCCTGAGCGTGCTGGATCTCTATGGTCTGTCGGTGATCCCGATGGATAACGGGATGGTGAAAGTCGTGCGCTCTTCGGTGGCCCGCATGTCGGGCGCACCGATTGCCGACAGCAAAAACCCCGGCAAAGGTGACGAAATTATCACCCGCGTGGTGCGGATGGAGAACGTCCCGGTACGTGAGCTGGCTCCCCTGCTGCGTCAGCTGAACGACGCCTCCGGCATCGGCAACGTGGTCCATTTTGAACCGTCAAACGTGCTGCTGTTAACCGGCAAAGCCTCGGTGGTTAACCGCCTGGTGGATCTGGTGCAGCGTGTGGATCAAAGCGGCGTCCAGCGCCGTGAAATCGTGCCGCTGCGTTTTGCCTCTGCCAAAGATCTTTCTGACATGTTGAACAACCTCAACAACGAAGAGCAGAAAGGGCAAAACGCCCCGCAGCTGGCGACCAAAGTGGTCGCCGACGACGAAACCAACAGCCTGGTGATCAGCGGCAGCCCGGACGCGCGTCAGCGCACCCGGATGCTGATCTCCCAGCTCGATCGCGAGCAGAACAACGAGGGCAACACCCGCGTCTTCTACCTGAAATACGCCAACGCCAGCAAAGTGGTGCCGGTGCTGACGGGGATCGGCGAGCAACTGAAAGATAAAGCGGGCGGCGGCAAGAGCAAAGCCGCGCCGATGGCAGGCGACCTGAATATTACCGCCGACGAGTCTACCAATTCGCTGGTGATCACCGCCCAGCCAAACGTCATGAATTCACTGGAAAAAGTGATCGACAAGCTGGATATCCGCCGTCCGCAGGTGCTGGTGGAGGCGATCATCGCCGAAGTTCAGGACGGTAACGGTCTGGATCTGGGCGTGCAGTGGACCGGTAAACACGGTGGGGTTCAGTTTGGCTCGACCGGCCTGCCGATCAGCCAGATCAAGAAGTCAAAAGTCATTGGCAGCTATACGGGCCTGGCGACCGGTTTCTTTAACGGCGATTTTGGCGCGCTGATGACGGCGCTGTCCACTAACGGTAAAAACGACATTCTGTCGACGCCGAGCGTGGTGACGCTGGATAACAAAGAGGCGTCGTTCAACGTCGGTCAGGACGTGCCGGTACTCTCCGGTTCGCAGACCACCAGCGGCGATAACGTGTTTAACTCGGTGGAACGTAAAACCGTTGGTACGAAGCTGAAAATCGTACCGCAGATCAACGATGGCGACATGATCCATCTGAAGATCGAGCAGGAAGTTTCCAGCGTGGATAACACCTCGACGGCCGATGCCAGCCTGGGCCCAACGTTCAACACCCGCACCATCAACAACGAAGTGATGGTCCACAGCGGGCAGACGGTGGTGCTGGGCGGCCTGATGGAAAACGTCACCAAACAGTCGGTCTCGAAAGTGCCGCTGCTGGGTGATATTCCGGTGGTGGGTCAGCTGTTCCGCTATACCTCCCAGGACAGCGCCAAACGTAACCTGATGGTGTTTATTCACACCACCGTACTGCGCGACGATGACAACTACGGCGCGGCGTCGAAAGAGAAATACGATCAGATCCAGGCGCGTCAACAGCAGCGTATGGAAGAGCACAAGCTGGGCATCGTAGAGAATGCTGATTCACCGATGCTGCCAGCCTATCCGTCCCAGAGCCACGCCGCGCCAGTGAGCGCCAGTGCGCCGGTGTCGACCCGCAACCCGTTTAAAGAGTAA
- the gspE gene encoding type II secretion system ATPase GspE, with the protein MTEMSNALCTSTWAKENGVLFYNDEVYIREDAQAYALLEMRRVLGRSYAPTILTAEAFDELLTNIWQQNSGVSQQLVDDMDADIDLMALTEEIPDNEDLLDNDENSPVIRLINAIMGEAVKEGASDIHIETFERTLSIRFRVDGVLRPVLQPARKLAPLLVSRIKVMSKLDIAEKRLPQDGRISLRIGRKAIDVRVSTIPSQYGERVVMRLLDKSNLKPDINKLGLIDEELVKLKGLIERPHGIILVTGPTGSGKSTTLYALLSALNGHERNILTVEDPIEYELEGVGQTQVNPRVDMTFARGLRAILRQDPDVVMIGEIRDGETAQIAVQASLTGHLVMSTLHTNSAAGAITRLRDMGLESFLIGSSLLGVIAQRLVRRLCPHCRTTSPLDDNEKALFTFMETPPKAIYRAVGCEQCRQSGYQGRAGIHEFLVVDSAMRRAIHEDKDEMSIETQLFKEAYSLRENGLLKVISGVTSLEEVMRVTAERGGDA; encoded by the coding sequence ATGACCGAGATGAGTAATGCGCTCTGTACCAGCACCTGGGCGAAAGAGAACGGGGTCCTGTTCTATAACGACGAGGTTTATATCCGCGAGGATGCGCAGGCGTATGCCCTGCTGGAGATGCGCCGCGTGCTGGGGCGCTCCTATGCCCCGACGATCCTGACGGCGGAAGCGTTTGACGAACTGCTGACCAACATCTGGCAGCAGAACAGCGGCGTCTCGCAGCAGCTGGTGGACGACATGGACGCCGATATTGACCTGATGGCGTTAACCGAGGAGATCCCTGACAACGAAGATCTGCTGGATAACGACGAGAACTCGCCGGTGATCCGCCTGATCAACGCCATTATGGGTGAAGCGGTGAAAGAGGGGGCCTCCGATATTCATATCGAGACCTTCGAGCGCACCCTGAGCATTCGTTTTCGCGTTGACGGCGTGCTGCGTCCGGTGCTGCAGCCGGCGCGCAAGCTCGCGCCGCTGCTGGTGTCGCGTATCAAAGTGATGTCCAAACTGGACATCGCCGAAAAACGTCTCCCACAGGACGGCCGTATCTCCCTGCGCATTGGTCGTAAGGCTATTGACGTGCGTGTCTCCACTATTCCGTCTCAGTACGGCGAACGCGTGGTGATGCGTCTGCTGGACAAAAGCAACCTTAAGCCGGACATCAACAAGCTCGGTCTGATTGACGAAGAGCTGGTGAAGTTAAAGGGACTGATTGAACGTCCGCACGGCATCATCCTGGTGACCGGCCCGACCGGTTCGGGGAAAAGTACCACCCTGTACGCGCTGCTGTCGGCGCTTAACGGCCATGAACGCAACATTCTGACCGTGGAAGATCCGATCGAGTATGAACTTGAAGGGGTAGGGCAGACCCAGGTCAACCCGCGCGTGGACATGACCTTTGCGCGCGGACTGCGCGCCATTCTGCGCCAGGACCCGGACGTGGTGATGATCGGGGAAATTCGTGACGGTGAAACCGCGCAAATCGCGGTACAGGCCTCGCTCACCGGTCACCTGGTGATGTCCACGCTGCACACCAACAGTGCCGCGGGCGCCATTACCCGTCTGCGTGATATGGGGCTAGAGTCATTTTTAATTGGTTCGTCGCTGCTTGGCGTCATTGCCCAGCGTCTGGTGCGTCGGCTGTGTCCGCACTGCCGCACGACCAGTCCGCTGGATGACAATGAGAAAGCGCTATTCACCTTTATGGAAACGCCGCCGAAAGCGATTTATCGCGCCGTGGGCTGTGAACAGTGTCGCCAGAGCGGCTACCAGGGACGCGCAGGCATCCATGAATTTCTGGTGGTCGACAGCGCCATGCGCCGTGCGATCCATGAAGACAAAGATGAGATGTCCATCGAAACGCAGCTTTTCAAAGAGGCCTACAGCCTGCGTGAAAACGGTCTGCTGAAGGTGATCTCCGGCGTGACCTCGCTGGAAGAAGTGATGCGCGTCACCGCCGAGCGCGGGGGGGATGCGTAA
- the gspF gene encoding type II secretion system inner membrane protein GspF, translating to MAWYAWSATDAAGKTQRGTLQAEGPKQVRQMLREQKLMPVNIAPTSDPAAGKNARKGAKLSIPVLSMFTRQLATLVNAALPLESALKAIAKQTEDKTLAAMVTEIRDKIVEGHTLFDAFSQFPRSFDKLYCTLVMAGEKTGHLGGVLEKLAEYNEQRQKMKSKLTQAMVYPITLTVVAIAVISILLVAVVPQVIDQFTHMKQELPVTTRTLIAVSDFLQAWGIVIAGGLFGASASFKFWIKKEKNRFVYHRWLLLKSPLKKLVCAINSARYIRTLSILQASSVPLLEGMYIAMDGIENLYARQVLEQAADTVRQGASLYNALEQARIFPPTMLYMVASGEESGELGSLMDRAAENQESALQHRITLTLSVFEPALVVTMATVVLFIVLSILQPLLQLNNMVG from the coding sequence ATGGCCTGGTATGCGTGGTCCGCGACGGACGCTGCGGGGAAAACCCAGCGCGGCACCCTTCAGGCCGAAGGGCCAAAGCAGGTGCGCCAGATGCTGCGCGAACAGAAGCTGATGCCGGTGAACATTGCGCCGACCAGCGATCCGGCGGCGGGAAAAAACGCCCGTAAAGGGGCAAAACTGTCGATTCCGGTGCTGTCGATGTTTACCCGACAGCTCGCGACGCTGGTCAATGCCGCGCTGCCGCTGGAGAGTGCGCTGAAGGCGATTGCGAAGCAGACGGAAGATAAAACCCTGGCGGCGATGGTGACCGAGATCCGCGACAAAATTGTGGAAGGACATACGTTGTTCGACGCCTTCAGCCAGTTTCCGCGCAGCTTCGACAAGCTCTACTGCACTCTGGTGATGGCCGGTGAAAAGACCGGTCATCTCGGCGGCGTGCTGGAAAAGCTCGCCGAGTACAACGAGCAGCGCCAGAAGATGAAAAGCAAGCTCACCCAGGCGATGGTCTACCCCATCACCCTGACGGTGGTGGCGATCGCGGTGATCTCCATTCTGCTGGTCGCCGTGGTGCCGCAGGTCATCGACCAGTTCACCCACATGAAACAAGAGCTGCCGGTGACCACCCGCACGCTGATTGCGGTGAGCGACTTTCTACAGGCCTGGGGCATCGTTATCGCCGGCGGCCTGTTCGGGGCGTCGGCGAGCTTTAAATTTTGGATAAAAAAAGAAAAGAACCGGTTTGTTTATCATCGGTGGCTGTTGCTAAAGTCGCCGCTGAAAAAACTGGTCTGCGCCATCAACAGCGCGCGCTACATCCGTACGCTGAGTATTTTGCAGGCCAGCAGCGTTCCGCTGCTGGAGGGGATGTACATTGCGATGGACGGGATTGAAAACCTCTATGCCCGGCAGGTGCTTGAGCAGGCGGCGGACACCGTGCGCCAGGGGGCATCCCTCTACAACGCGCTGGAACAGGCGAGAATTTTCCCACCCACCATGCTCTACATGGTGGCCTCCGGGGAGGAGAGCGGCGAGCTGGGCTCGTTGATGGATCGTGCGGCGGAAAACCAGGAATCTGCATTACAGCATCGAATTACGTTAACGCTGTCGGTATTTGAACCGGCACTGGTAGTAACTATGGCGACCGTTGTTTTATTTATCGTTCTTTCAATATTACAACCGCTTCTTCAACTTAATAATATGGTGGGTTAA
- the gspG gene encoding type II secretion system major pseudopilin GspG yields the protein MSLKKNSLKRQAGFTLLELMVVIVILGVLASMVVPNLMGNKEKADIQKATSDIVALEGSLDMYKLDNHRYPTTEQGLQALVTKPEIAPIPKGYRDDGYIRRLPQDPWGNDYILVSPGEHGAVDIFSAGPDAEANTADDISNWSFDKKDK from the coding sequence ATGTCTTTGAAAAAAAATAGCCTGAAACGTCAGGCGGGGTTCACGCTGCTCGAATTAATGGTAGTTATCGTTATTCTCGGCGTGCTGGCCAGTATGGTCGTGCCTAATTTAATGGGCAATAAAGAAAAAGCCGATATTCAGAAAGCGACCAGCGATATTGTGGCGCTGGAAGGTTCGCTGGATATGTACAAACTCGACAACCATCGCTATCCGACCACCGAGCAGGGGCTGCAGGCGCTGGTGACCAAACCTGAGATTGCGCCTATTCCGAAAGGCTACCGTGACGATGGCTATATTCGCCGCCTGCCGCAGGACCCGTGGGGCAATGACTATATTCTGGTTAGCCCGGGTGAGCATGGCGCTGTCGATATTTTCTCAGCCGGTCCGGATGCAGAAGCGAATACTGCCGACGATATCAGCAACTGGTCTTTTGATAAAAAAGATAAGTAA
- a CDS encoding type II secretion system protein: protein MNKQRGFTLLEIIVALVIFALSAMMVVTTISSRSGADTFGQQLKSLVEYGSDRAVMDGNIVGLVMTSSEFELVTQVVNNGERHWAPLKSGRIATRGEFPEEMHVSLSSRTLAATLDDEPQIIFLPDGELSRFTLSLESLDKKQRFHVTSQGSVPVVVENDD, encoded by the coding sequence ATGAATAAGCAACGTGGATTTACCCTGCTGGAAATTATCGTGGCGCTGGTGATATTCGCCCTGAGCGCCATGATGGTGGTCACCACCATTTCATCACGCAGCGGCGCAGATACATTTGGTCAGCAGCTAAAATCCCTCGTTGAATATGGTTCTGACCGTGCGGTAATGGACGGAAATATTGTCGGGCTGGTGATGACCTCGTCAGAATTTGAACTGGTGACGCAGGTTGTAAATAACGGCGAGCGCCACTGGGCTCCGTTAAAGTCGGGGCGGATCGCCACCCGCGGCGAGTTTCCTGAGGAGATGCATGTCTCCCTCTCATCGCGAACGCTGGCGGCCACGCTGGACGATGAACCGCAAATCATTTTTTTGCCGGACGGCGAGCTTAGCCGCTTCACGCTCAGCCTCGAAAGCCTAGATAAAAAGCAGCGCTTTCACGTGACGTCACAGGGCTCTGTTCCCGTGGTGGTGGAAAACGATGACTAA
- the gspI gene encoding type II secretion system minor pseudopilin GspI, with the protein MTKRKTKEQGMTLLEVMVALVIFSTAALALMNSVTLNVRFTHSLSETLQAGWVAENQLAQAQLAQTDFPDAEQVGTETMGGQTWTWHIQRVKTAENTFADEVRVYSEASDAQPVVALQLAEPEVDRE; encoded by the coding sequence ATGACTAAACGCAAAACCAAAGAGCAGGGGATGACCCTGCTGGAAGTGATGGTGGCGCTGGTGATTTTCTCCACCGCGGCGCTGGCGCTGATGAACTCCGTCACCCTGAACGTGCGCTTTACCCACAGCCTGTCGGAAACGCTGCAGGCCGGCTGGGTGGCGGAAAATCAGCTGGCGCAGGCGCAGCTGGCTCAGACCGATTTCCCGGACGCCGAGCAGGTGGGTACCGAAACCATGGGCGGACAAACCTGGACCTGGCATATCCAGCGGGTGAAAACCGCCGAAAATACCTTTGCCGATGAGGTACGGGTTTACAGCGAAGCAAGCGATGCGCAACCGGTGGTGGCGCTTCAGCTCGCCGAACCGGAGGTGGATCGTGAGTAA
- the gspJ gene encoding type II secretion system minor pseudopilin GspJ: MSKVQRQQGFTLLEIMIALAIFAVIGILAWQTLDGAMRTSTASDEASTKVTALQRTYNLLSRDFYQQQARAPRNSGEVFVQQQNGLELTTLNGISGQVQLERVRWTLKDKRLWRNVWAAIDGPASAQPEEVPILSDVKEMKWRFWHEGWQEKWTDIAHQPDGVELNLTMENGETWRWVFITPGDMPEIQTAPKETNADPAQPAAENAAQPVTTPLPDTTVEPGVSS, translated from the coding sequence GTGAGTAAGGTGCAGCGTCAGCAGGGCTTTACCCTGCTGGAAATTATGATTGCGCTGGCCATCTTCGCGGTGATCGGCATTCTCGCCTGGCAAACTCTCGACGGCGCGATGCGCACCTCGACGGCCAGCGACGAGGCGTCGACAAAAGTGACGGCGCTTCAGCGCACGTACAACCTCCTCTCGCGTGACTTTTACCAGCAGCAGGCGCGCGCGCCGCGCAACAGCGGCGAGGTGTTCGTTCAGCAGCAGAATGGTCTGGAACTGACAACCCTGAACGGCATCAGCGGCCAGGTGCAGCTGGAGCGGGTGCGCTGGACGTTAAAGGACAAGCGCCTGTGGCGCAACGTCTGGGCTGCTATCGACGGTCCCGCCAGCGCGCAGCCGGAAGAAGTGCCGATTTTGAGCGATGTGAAAGAGATGAAATGGCGCTTCTGGCACGAAGGCTGGCAGGAAAAATGGACCGACATCGCCCATCAGCCTGATGGCGTTGAGCTGAATCTGACCATGGAAAACGGCGAAACCTGGCGCTGGGTTTTTATCACTCCCGGCGATATGCCTGAGATCCAGACCGCGCCAAAAGAGACGAATGCGGACCCGGCGCAGCCGGCAGCGGAGAATGCGGCCCAGCCCGTAACAACCCCGCTGCCCGATACGACAGTAGAGCCAGGAGTGAGTTCA